A window of Plantibacter sp. PA-3-X8 genomic DNA:
GGGACGCTCGAACCGTCGTTGAGCGCGAATGTTGGGATGGTCGTCATCACCCCACGCTAGACCCGGCGGCCCTCGGATGGCTCCGAGCGGGCTGGGAGGGCGGCGCCTCGACTAGCGTTGGACCATGGCGAAGCTCTCTGCCCCCCGTGCCCAGACCCGACCGACCGAACGCACCCATCACGGCGACACCGTGGTGGACCCGTACGAGTGGCTCCGTGAGAAGGAGTCACCGGAGGTGATCGCGCACCTGGAGGCGGAGAACGCCTACACCGAGCAGGAGACGGCCCATCTGGCCGGACTGCGCGAGCGCATCTTCCAGGAGATCAAGAGCCGCACGCTCGAGACCGACCTCTCGGTACCGACCCGTTCCGGTGCGTGGTGGTATTACGGCCGCAGTGTCGAAGGCCGCCAGTACGGCATCCAGTGCCGCATCCCGGTCGCCGACCCGGAGGACTGGACGCCGCCGACCCTGCCCGAGGGCGGCGCTGCCCCCGGCGAGCAGATCATCCTCGACGCCAACGTCGAGGCGGAGGGCCACGACTTCTTCTCCCTCGGCAGCTTCGACGTGTCGGACGACGGCACGCGACTGCTCTACGGCGTCGACGTCGAAGGCGACGAGCGGTACACCGTCCGTGTCCGGGACCTCGCGAGTGGCGTCGACCTCGACGACGAGCTCCTCGGGACCGCGGGCGGTGCGGAGTTCTCCCCCGACGGCACCGCCATCGTCTACACGACGGTCGACGAGAGCTGGCGCCCAGACACCGTCCACCTGCACCGGGTGGGGACGTCCCAGGACGACGACACGGTCCTCTTCCACGAGCCCGACGAGCGGTTCTGGGTCGGTGCCGGATTCACCCGCAGCCGCGCGCTGCTCCTGATCGAGGCCGGCTCCTCGGTCACGAGCGAGACCCGACTCGTCCCCGCCGACGCGCTGTCCGAGGAGGCGCGGGTCGTCTGGCCGCGGACCGACGGCGTCGAGTACAGCGTCGAACACCGGGTGGCCGACGGTGCAGACCGGTTGCTCATCCTGCACAACCGGGACGCGCCGGACTTCGAGCTCGTCGAGGTGCCGCTCTCGGATCCGCTCGGCACGGCGCGGGTCGTCGTCGCGCACAGCAGCGAGCGCCGGCTCGAGGACGTCGAGGCGTTCGAGGCCGTGACCACCGTCTCCTACCGGCGCGACGGCCTGACCCGCATCGGCCTGCTCGACCCGACGAGTGGCGACATCGACGAGATCGCCTTCGACGAACCACTGTCCACCGTCGGCTGGCACGGCAACGGTGAATGGGCGCAACCGATGCTCCGGTTCGGATACGGGTCGCTCGTGACGCCGTCAACGGTGCTCGAACTCGACGTCCGGTCCGGCGAACGCTTCGTGCGCAAGCAGCAGCCGGTCCTCGGCGACTACCGCCCTGCGGACTACGAGCAGTTCCGGGAGTGGGCGACGGCCGTGGACGGGACCCGCGTGCCGATCTCCATCGTGCGCCGGGTCGGTGCCCAGGGGCCCGGGCCGCTCCACCTCTACGGCTACGGCTCGTACGAGGCCAGCATGGACCCGTCCTTCTCGATCGCGAGGCTGTCGATGCTCGACCGCGGCGTGACCTTCGCGATCGCCCATGTGCGCGGCGGCGGCGAACTCGGGCGTCACTGGTACGAGGACGGCAAGAAGCTCCACAAGCAGAACAGCTTCAGCGACTTCGTCGACGTGGCCGACCACCTCATCCGCGAGGGCTGGACGACGCCTGCCCGGCTCGTCGCCGAGGGCGGCAGCGCCGGCGGCCTCCTCATGGGCGCCGTGGCGAACCGTGCTCCCGACCGCTTCGCCGGCATCCTCGCCGGCGTCCCGTTCGTCGACGCGCTGACGAGCATCCTCGACCCGTCGCTCCCCCTGACGGTCATCGAATGGGACGAATGGGGCGATCCGCTCCACGACCCCGAGGTCTACGCGTACATGAAGGCGTACAGCCCCTACGAGAACGTCGACCCGGCGAAGCGCTACCCGCGCATCCTCGCGACGACGAGCCTCAACGACACCCGCGTGCTGTACGTGGAACCCGCGAAGTGGGTGGCCCGCCTGCGGGACGCCGGTGCACCGGCGCTGATGAAGATCGAGATGAGCGCCGGGCACGGCGGGGTGAGCGGCCGCTACAACGCGTGGCGTGAGCGCGCCGAGGAACTCGCCTGGCTGCTCGATGTGCTCGAACTCACGGACACCGATCCGGCCTGATCCGAAGCGACGACGCCCCTGCTCCGTCCGGAGCAGGGGCGTCGTCGGTGCGGCGGGTGTCTAGCCGAAGAGGATCGCCGCTTCGTCGTAGCGCTCCTGCGGCACGGTCTTCAGCTTGCCGAGCGCCTCTTCGAAGCGGCAGTTGACGAGTTCGGTGCCGCGGAGTGCGATCATCGTGCCCCAGTCGCCGGCCATGACGGAGTCGATGGCGGCCATACCGAGGCGGGTGGCGAGCACGCGGTCGTAGGCGCTCGGGACGCCACCGCGCTGCAGGTGGCCGAGCACGGTCGCGCGGGACTCGATGCCCGTGCGGCGCTCGATCTCGGGTGCGAGCACGTCGGCGATGCCGCCGAGACGGGGACGGTTGAACGCGTCGAGTCCCTTCTCGGAGTGCGCGGTCTCCATGGTGTCGAGCGTGAAGCCCTCGGACACGACGATGATCGGGGCGCGACCGCGCTGGTAGACGCTGTCCGCCCACTCGCAGATCTGCTCGATCGACTGCGGCTGTTCCGGGATGAGGATGGCGTGGGCACCCGCCGCCATACCGGCGTGCAGGGCGATCCAGCCGACGTGCCGGCCCATGACCTCGATGACCATGCACCGCTTGTGGGACTCGCCCGTCGTCCGGAGACGGTCGATGGCCTCGGTCGCGATCTCGACGGCGGTGTCGAAGCCGAAGGAGTAGTCGGTGGCGTCGAGATCGTTGTCGATCGTCTTCGGGACGCCGACGATCTTGAGGCCGGCGTCGGTCAGCCGCTTCGCCGCGGCGAGCGTGCCCTCTCCGCCGATGGCGATGAGCGCGTCGATGCCGAGCCGGTCCATGGTGTGCTGGACGTTCTCCGGGCCGCCGTGCGGTCCTTCGAACGGGTTGGTGCGGCTCGTGCCGAGGATGGTGCCACCCTGCTTGGCGAGACCACGCACGCTGTGGCGGTCGAGCGGCATCGTCAGGCCCTCGACGACTCCTCGCCAGCCGTCGCGGATGCCGATGAACTCCTGGTTGTGGATCTTCGTCCCTTTGAGGACCGCTCCTCGGATGACCGCGTTCAGGCCGGGGCAGTCGCCGCCGCTCGTGAGCACACCAATTCTCATATCAACAGTCCTCATGGGGATCGGGGCACCTCAGGTGCCGGGAGTCATCCCCGACAATACCGTCTCGCCGACGGTGCTTCATCCGGCGCGGACGGTCCTCCGGCCCAGAGGGTCGGTGCCTCGTCCACCGGGGTTAGGCTGCTGGGATGAGTGCCGAAGACTACCTGCCCGCCGATGGCGGCATCACGATGTTCTCCACGACCTGGTGCGGGTACTGCGCCCGACTGAAGCACCAGCTGTCCGCAGCCGGCATCCCGTTCACCGAGGTCGACATCGAGCAGGTCCCGGGGACCGCCGACCTCGTCGCCTCGCTGAACGGCGGCAACCAGACGGTCCCGACGGTGATCTTCCCCGACCGCTCGACCGCGACGAACCCGTCGCTCGCTCAGGTGAAGGCGGCACTCGGCGTCTGACCAGCCGACGACGTCCGGCCGGGCGACCTGTGGTCACCCGGTCGGACGAACCGGACGTCAGGCGCCCAGTGCCTCGCGGAGCAGGTGGACGAGGGCGTTCAGCTGCACCGAGTCGACCGACGCGACGTCCTGGTCGCTTCCGTCGAGCGCGCGAGCGGCCAGGCCCTGCTTGCTGTCGATGAGTTCCGCGACCTTCGCGTCGATCGTGTGCGCGGCGATGATGCGCCAGGCGGTGACCGGCTCCTCCTGACCGATGCGGTGCACGCGGTCGATCGCCTGGGTCTGCTCGGCGGCTGTCCAGGACAACTCGGCGAGCACGACGTTGGACGCGGCCTGCAGGTTGACGCCGACGCCGGCGGCGGTGAGCGAACAGACCGCGACCGCGACCTCCGGATCGGTGTTGAACGCGTCGATCGCGGCCTGACGCGCCTGCGCGGTCTGGTCGCCGCGGAGCGACACCGTCTTCAAGCCGCGACCCGCGAACAACTGCTCGGCCGCGTTCATGACGTCGATGTGCTTCGCGAAGAACACGACCTTGCCCACGGACCTCGCGAGCTGCGCCGTGTAATCGGCGGCGAGGACGGCCTTGGCCTGACCGATCTTGCGGATCATGGTGAACACGTTCTCCGTGCCACCGGCGGCCTTGGACTCGTCGAGCTCGGCCTGGGCGACCATGCGCATGAGGTCGGTGTTCGGCTCGTGCAGCGCGTCGACGCGCTCACCACGCGACTCCAGGACCCGCACGTAGCGGGACTTGAGCCGTTGCCCGAGCTCGGCCTCCGCGTCGCGGATGGACCGGATCGCCTCGTCGTCGAGCTCGACCGGGAGGTCGGCGACGCGCTTGGCGGGCAGGTCCTTGGCGACGTCGAGCTTCTTGCGGCGCACGATGCCCATGTCGATGACGGCGGACCGCGCGGCGGCGTAGAAGGCGTGCTCGGCCGGGGTCAGGCCGGTGTCCTCGAGCCGCTCCATGAGTTCGGCGGTCGGCTTGCCGTCCTTGATCCAGCCGAGGAACTGCCAGATGGCATTGAAGTCCTCGACGTCGTTGATCAGCGGCGTACCCGTCAGCGCGAGCAGCAGCGGGTCCTGGCCGGGCGTCGCCTTCCGGATCCGGTTCGCGAGTGACAGCACGTGCTGCGAGCGCTGGGAGTGGAGGTTCTTGATGAAGTGCGCCTCGTCGACCACCATGCCGCGGAAGCCGAGCGTCCCGAGCCAGGCGAGGTGGCGGTCGAGGACCTCGTAGTTCACGATGATGACGTCGGCGAAGGCGTCGAGCGCCTGGCCGTCGCCGTGGATGACCGTGGCGCGTCGGTGCGGCGTCCAGCGCTCGACCTCGCGCGCCCAGTTCATCTTGACGACGTTCGGCACGATGACGAGGAGCGGGTACGCCTCGGCGACCGAGGCGGCGAGGACCGACTGCGCGGTCTTGCCGAGGCCCGGCTCGTCGGCGAGCAGGAAGGAACGGTGTCCTTCACGGACGCTCTCGACGAAGCGCGCCTGGTGCTTCATGACTTCGAGGCCGCGCGGCGAGAGCCGGTCGAGCTTCGGGGCGTCGGGCAGGTCCATCGAGGCCGCTCCCCCGCCGGAACCGAGCTCGAACGCCTTGTACAGGGGGCCCATGAGCTCCCAGCTGTCGAGTCGTCGACGCACGGTCGGCTGCGGTGCCGCCTGGCTGAAATCCGGGGCGAGGAACGGATTGGCCAACTGACGTGCCTTGACCGACTGCGGGATGACCTGCTTCTCGGCGAGCTCGGCCGGGACGACGGACTCCACGACGGGCTTCTCGACGGTGATGATGAGTTCGTCGGCGCTGAGTTCGGCGCCCGACTCGAGGAGCCAGTCGCGCCGGAGCCGCTGCGCGACGGGGCTCGTCGCGGCGTCGGCCTCGAGGAGCTGGATGAGCGAGGTGTCGCGCGCCGCCGTCTTGGCGAGGATGGTCGCCACACCGTCGAGGCGCTTCAGGAGCTCGGCCCGCGTGGCGTCGCTGTAGCTCGTGTCGGCCTTGACCCTGGCGCGTTCCTCGCGGACGAGGAAGGCGATGACCTGGTACTTGGTCCGGTTGGTTGGCCCGACCTTGCCCTTCTGCGCCTTCGCCTCGACCTCGCGCACCTTGCGGGCGAGGATGGGGATGATCGGCGCGTCGTCGTCGTGACGCGACGAGGACCCTCTGGGGTTCGAGCGGCCAGATGAACGGGTGCTGGAACGCCCCTGGGAACGGCGTTGCTGGCCGGTGTGCGGCATGCTCCTCCTGAGCAGTCGAAGAGCCTCATCGGCCGAGGGGCCGGAAGAGACGGGCGTCGGGCCCGACTGGTCGTCGTGGAGCAACAGAGCGTTGCACGAGACCGACACGGGCGCCCGACGGGCGTGTGCCCAGTCTACGCCATCGGCCGCATCGGTCGCGAGCGCTCAGTCCGGCGCGCTGTCGACGAGTCCGAACCGCTCCAGTTCGGCGTCGTCGAGCATGCGAGAACGGATGAGGAACCGCTGCCCCGTCGGGGCCTCGACGCTGAACCCGCTGCCGCGCCCCTGCACCACGTCGATCGTCAGGTGCGTGTACTTCCAGTACTCGAACTGGGAACGCGACATGTAGACCTCGACGGGCGCGTCGAGCCCGGGCACGTCGAGCGTGTCGAGCAGGACGTCGACCGCGCCCGTGCGGAACATCCCGACGGGGTAGCACATGGGCGAACTCCCGTCGCAGCATCCGCCGGACTGATGGAACATGAGCGGTCCGTGCAGCGCGGTCATCTCCCGCACCAGTGCGGCCGCAGCGTCGGTGACGTCGACCCGTCCGGTCATGGTGTCCTCCTTCATCGTGTCGTGTATCCGGCCCTGCCCCTCCGCCGGTCCCTGAGCCTCTCGAAGGGCGCCCTTCGACAAGCTCAGGGACCGGGTGGGGGCTCAGGGACCGGGATGTGGATCAGAAGAAGCCCATCGGCCCCTCCGCGTAGCTCACGAGCAGGTTCTTCGTCTGCTGGTAGTGGTCGAGCATCATCTTGTGGTTCTCCCGGCCGATCCCCGACTGCTTGTACCCGCCGAACGCCGCGTGCGCCGGGTACTGGTGGTAGGTGTTCGACCAGACGCGTCCCGCCTCGATCGCCCGCCCGGCCCGGTACAGCGTCGTCGCCTCACGGCTCCACACACCGGCGCCGAGGCCGTAGAGGGTGTCGTTCGCGATGGAGATCGCCTCGTCGTAGTCAGCGAAGCTCGTGAGTGCGAGCACGGGCCCGAAGATCTCCTCCTGGAAGATCCGCATGTCGTTCGTCCCCTCGAAGACGGTCGGCTGGACGTAGAACCCGCCGCTCAACTCACCGCCGAGGTCGGCTCGCTCGCCGCCGATGAGCAGCTTCGCGCCGCCCTGCTTGCCGATGTCCATGTAGGAGAGGATCTTCTCGAGCTGGTCGTTCGACGCCTGGGCACCGATCATCGTGTCCGTGTCGAGCGGGTTGCCCTGCTTGATCGTGCCGATGCGGGTCAGCGCGTCGCCCACGAAGCCGTCGTAGATGGAGCGCTGGACGAGCGCCCGACTCGGGCAGGTGCAGACCTCGCCCTGGTTCAGGGCGAACATGCTGAAGCCCTCCTGCGCCTTCTCGTAGTACTGGTCGTGCTCGCGCGCCACGTCCTCGAAGAACACGTTCGGGCTCTTGCCGCCGAGCTCCAGCGTCACCGGGATGAGGTTCTCGCTCGCGTACTGCATGATCAGGCGACCGGTCGTGGTCTCACCGGTGAACGCGATCTTCCGGATCCGCGGGTGGGAGGCCAGCGGGGCGCCGGCCTCGATGCCGAAGCCGTTGACGACGTTGAGCACGCCGGCCGGCAGCAGGTCCTTCACGAGGTCGACGATGACGTGGATCGACGCCGGTGTCTGCTCGGCCGGCTTCAGCACGACGCAGTTGCCTGCGGCGAGCGCCGGTGCGAGTTTCCACACCGCCATGAGGATCGGGAAGTTCCAGGGGATGATCTGCCCGACGACGCCGAGCGGTTCGTGGAAGTGGTAGGCGACCGTGTCGTGGTCGAGTTCCGAGATGCCGCCCTCCTGAGCGCGGATCGCCCCCGCGAAATAGCGGAAGTGGTCGATCGCCAAGGGGATGTCGGCGGCCAGGGTCTCGCGGACCGGCTTGCCGTTCTCCCAGCTCTCGGCGACGGCGATCTCCTCGAGGTGCTCCTCCATGCGGTCGGCGATGCGGTTGAGGATCACCGCGCGCTCGGCGACGCTCGTCTTCGACCAGGCGGGGAACGCCTTCCATCCCGCCTCGACCGCTCGGTCCACGTCGGCCGCGGTGCCTCGGGCGATCTCGGTGAACACGGCTCCGGTGACCGGGGTCTGGTTCTCGAAGTACTGCCCGTTCGCGGGCGGGACGTACTCGCCCCCGATGAAGTGGTCGTAGCGGGGGGCGTAGCTGAACACGGCACCTTCGGTACCCGGGTTGGCGTAGACGGTCATGTCACTCCTTGTCGACGACGTTGTCGGTGGCGCACCGCTCAGGTGCGTGCCGACGACGCTAGTCGGCCCGAGGTTGCAGGAGGTTGCGCCGAGGACCGCGGCCCGGATCGGCCGTCAGGACGCCGAGAGCTCGGCGTCGATCGCCTCGATGCGGGCGACGAGGCCGGCGCGCTTCGGTGACCGCGGCGGCAGCAGTCGGAGGCAGGCGTGCAGGATCTCGACGTCGTCGGGCGCGGCCGCGGTCCGGATGTAGTCGTGCAGCAGGTCCGCCGAGGCGTCGGTCAGCATCGCCTCGCGGAGGCGCGTCGCGACCCGGTCGCGGAGGTCGACGACACCGGGGGCGGTGGAGTCGGGCAGGAGCGGACCCGGGTACGCGGCCAGCGCAGCGCGGTGGGCGCCGCGGTCGAGGAGGGACAGCACCTGGTGGGCGTCGAGCTGGAGCGGGGTGGTGAGCCGGTACGGCCGCGAGGCCGGCACGAGTGTCGGCGCGGTCCCGCCGAGCACCTTCCGCAGCCGGACGAGCTCCGCCCGGAGGGTGACCGACGCCTCGTCCGCGTCGTAGAGCAGCCCGGCGAGCGCGTCGGCGCTCAGGCCCTGGTGGTGCCAGGCCAGCAGGGTCAGGATCTCGGCGTGCCGTCGGCTGAGCTCGGTCGGGCGACTCGCCCCGTGTCCGACCAGCAGGCCGGTGTCACGGCCGAGCACCTGCAGGCCGGGCCGCACCGTGGTCGTCCGGCGGGCTGTGTCCGTTCGTGGGCGACCGGCGAACCGGCGGTCGGTGACCGCGCGCAGCCGCTGCACCATGATCTCGGACTCGACGGCGGCGGCGGTCGCCTCCATGAGCGGCAGCGCATGCGAGGCGACCGCCTGCGGGCCACCGGTGATGTCGATCACGCCGATGATCTGCCGGGTCTCGGGATCGTGCACCGGGACCGCCGTGCAGCTCCACGGGTGCACGAGGCGGTTGAAGTGCTCGGCCGCGTGGATCTGGATGCCGTGGTCGAGTTCGAGCGCGGTGCCCGGGGCGCTCGTTCCCACCTCCCGCTCCGACCACCCGGCACCCTCGACGAAGAGCATGCCCTCCGCCCGTCGCCGCAGATGACGGTCGCCGTCCACCCAGAGCAGTCTGCCCATGGCGTCGCCCACCGCGACGAGCATGCCGGAGTCGTCGTCCGCGTCGTTGACCAGCAGCTTGGTGATCACCGGGAGGACGCCGGCGAGCGGGTGCCCGAGCCGGTGGTCGCGCAACTCGTCCTCGTCGAAGGCGAGCTCCGGCATGAGGTTGTCCGGGTCGAGGTGACGGCCCATCGACCGTTCCCACGACTCGCGGACGAGCCGTCGGACGAGTCCGCGCTGCGCTTCGGCACGCGCCGGGGCCGCCAGCCACGGACTGGACACCTCACCACCACCCATCCACGTCGACCGGTTCTGCGGACAGTGTATCCGCCGCAGCCCACCGGTCGACGGGTAACCTCAGGCGGCCGGACGGAACCGGCGGAGGCGCAGGCTGTTGAGCACGACGAACACGCTGGAGAACGCCATCGCCGCACCCGCGATCATCGGGTTGAGGAGGCCGAGCGCAGCGAGCGGGATCGCCGCCACATTGTACGCGAACGCCCAGAAGAGATTGCCGCGGATGATCCCGAGCGTCCGCCGGGAGAGCCGGACGGCGTCGATCGCCGTGGCGAGGGAACCGGAGACGATGCTGAGGTCGGCTGCGCCCTTGGCCGCATCCGTACCCGTCCCCATGGCGATGCCGAGATCGGCCGTGGCGATCGCCGCGGCGTCGTTCACCCCGTCGCCGATCATCGCGACGCGGTGACCGGCCGCCTGGAGCCGTTCGACGGCGGCGACCTTGTCGGAGGGGCTCGCGTCCGCGATCACCTCGGTGATCCCGATCTCCCCCGCGACCCGCGCTGCGACGGCCGCGTTGTCGCCGGTGAGGAGCACCGGTGTCATCCCCAGGGACACGGCGCGTCCGATGGCGGCGCGGGCCTCCGGCTTCACGGTGTCGGCGACCTCGACGACGCCGCGGACCTCGCCGTCCCAGGCGACGACCACCACGGTGCTCGCACGCTCCGCGGCTGCAGTCAGGGCGCTCGCCGCGTCCGGTCCGATGCGGAAGCCCTGGTCCTCCGCGAAGGCGGGACGTCCGGCCAACACGGTTCCTCCGGTGATCGTGCCGGTGACGCCGAGCCCCTCGAGGCTCGCGAAGTCCGAGACCACCGGACGAGCTGCATCGCGGCGGGTCGCTTCGGCGACGATCGCCTCGGCGATGGGGTGCTCGGAGGCCGCTTCGAGCGCCGCGCCGAGGGCGAGCACCTCATCCGTCGCACCGGACGCCCAGACCTCCGTGACACTCATCCGCCCGGACGTGACGGTCCCCGTCTTGTCGAGCACGATGCGGTCGATGCCGCTCGCCCGCTCGAGCGCCTCCGGACCGGCTATGAGGATGCCGAGCTGCGCGCCACGCCCCGTCCCGACGAGGAGGGCCACCGGTGTCGCGAGCCCCAGCGCACACGGACAGGCGATGATGAGGACGGCGACCGCGGCGGTGAACGCCGCCTCCATGGTCGAGCCGGTGAGCGCCCACACGATGGCGGTGCCGAGGGCGATCACCAGGACGACCGGGACGAACACGCTCGAGACGCGGTCGGCGAGCCGTTGGACCCGGCTCTTCCCGAGCTGCGCCGCCTCGACCGCCTGAGCCATGCGCGCCAGCTGCGTCTCGGCGCCGACGGCCGTCGCCCGCACGACGAGACTGCCGCCGCGTGCGATCGTGCCACCGATGACCCGCGAGCCTGCCGTGAGCTCGACCGGGACGGACTCCCCCGTCACGAGACTCTCGTCGACACTCGCCGCCCCCTCGACGACGATTCCGTCGGTGGCGACGGACTCGCCGGGACGCACGAGGAAGTGGTCTCCGACGAGCAGCTGCTCGATCGGGATCCGTTCCTCGGTGCGGGTGGGCGCCATGAGGTCGGTGGGGTCCGGCGCACGGTCCCGGAGCACGGAGACCTCGGAAGCACCCAGCGTCATGAGGTCGCGGAGTGCCTCGCCTGCCGCACGCTTCGAGCGCTGCTCGATGAGACGGCCGGCGAGCAGGAAGACGGTCACGCCGGCAGCCACCTCGAGGTACAGCGCGCTCGACGGGTCGGCGTCGGGTGCGAAGAAGGTGAACTCGTGCCGCATGCCCGTCATCCCGGCCATGCCGAAGAAGAGCGCCCAGACGGACCACAGGTAGGCAGCCCCCGTCCCGAGCGTGATGAGGGTGTCCATCGTCACCGAGCCGTGCCGCAGCGTCGCGAACGTCGCCCGGTGGAACGGGTACCCACCCCAGAAGACGACCGGCGTCGCGAGGGTCAGCGAGAGCCACTGCCAGTGGTCGAACTGCCAGGCGGGGATCATCGCGAGCAGCACGACAGGCAATGCCAGCACCGCACTGACGACGAGGCGGGTGCGGAGCGTCGTCACGGTCGCCGAGGGGTCGGATGTCGGTCCCGACGTCGGAGTCTGCTCCCGGTCCGCCGCGGCGCGTTCGTCAGCGGGCGGACGCACCGTCGCCGTGTAGCCGGCCTTCGCGACGGCTGCGACCAGCTCGTCAGCGGTGACGGTGGAGGGCGCGGTCACCGTCGCCCGTTCGGTCGCGAGGTTGACCTGCGCCTCGACACCGTCGAGCGCGGTCAGCCGCTTCTCGACGCGTGCCACGCAGCTCGCGCAGGTCATGCCCTCGATGTCGAGGTCGAGCTGGATGAGTGGCGCGCTCATGAGCGACGACCCACGAGGGTGTAGCCGGCCTCCTGGACGCCGGCACCGATGGCCGCCTCGTCGGCCGACGAGGCGCC
This region includes:
- a CDS encoding cation-translocating P-type ATPase, with the protein product MSAPLIQLDLDIEGMTCASCVARVEKRLTALDGVEAQVNLATERATVTAPSTVTADELVAAVAKAGYTATVRPPADERAAADREQTPTSGPTSDPSATVTTLRTRLVVSAVLALPVVLLAMIPAWQFDHWQWLSLTLATPVVFWGGYPFHRATFATLRHGSVTMDTLITLGTGAAYLWSVWALFFGMAGMTGMRHEFTFFAPDADPSSALYLEVAAGVTVFLLAGRLIEQRSKRAAGEALRDLMTLGASEVSVLRDRAPDPTDLMAPTRTEERIPIEQLLVGDHFLVRPGESVATDGIVVEGAASVDESLVTGESVPVELTAGSRVIGGTIARGGSLVVRATAVGAETQLARMAQAVEAAQLGKSRVQRLADRVSSVFVPVVLVIALGTAIVWALTGSTMEAAFTAAVAVLIIACPCALGLATPVALLVGTGRGAQLGILIAGPEALERASGIDRIVLDKTGTVTSGRMSVTEVWASGATDEVLALGAALEAASEHPIAEAIVAEATRRDAARPVVSDFASLEGLGVTGTITGGTVLAGRPAFAEDQGFRIGPDAASALTAAAERASTVVVVAWDGEVRGVVEVADTVKPEARAAIGRAVSLGMTPVLLTGDNAAVAARVAGEIGITEVIADASPSDKVAAVERLQAAGHRVAMIGDGVNDAAAIATADLGIAMGTGTDAAKGAADLSIVSGSLATAIDAVRLSRRTLGIIRGNLFWAFAYNVAAIPLAALGLLNPMIAGAAMAFSSVFVVLNSLRLRRFRPAA